The following proteins are encoded in a genomic region of Candidatus Eisenbacteria bacterium:
- the aroC gene encoding chorismate synthase, with product MSSSFGRLFVVTTFGESHGAGVGVVVDGMPPGIAIEEGAIQRELDRRRPGQSALTTQRQEGDRAEILSGIFEGVTLGTPIAMLVRNTDARSKDYDALRDVFRPGHADYSTFAKYGVRDHRGGGRSSGRETIGRVAAGALAKTALATVGVRIVGGTVQVKDVKAARRDWDEAEKNPVRCPDAEAAVRMAAIIERARDDKDSVGGVVEVIASGVPAGWGDPTMSKLDAVLGLAMLSIPATKGVEIGGGFEMAGKHGSETNDVFDGERFLSNFSGGISGGISNGADVVVRVAVRPATSIARPQTAAKQGGGTTTVEIQGRHDPCICPRVVPVAESMMALTLMDAWLRQRALRGRDK from the coding sequence ATGTCCTCGTCCTTCGGACGATTGTTCGTGGTCACCACCTTCGGCGAGTCCCACGGCGCCGGAGTGGGCGTGGTGGTGGACGGCATGCCGCCGGGGATCGCGATCGAGGAAGGCGCCATCCAGCGCGAGCTGGACCGGCGGCGTCCCGGCCAGAGCGCGCTCACCACGCAGCGCCAGGAAGGCGACCGAGCCGAGATCCTGTCCGGGATCTTCGAGGGCGTCACGCTGGGAACGCCGATCGCCATGCTGGTGCGCAACACGGACGCGCGCTCGAAGGATTACGACGCGTTGCGCGACGTGTTCCGTCCGGGCCACGCCGACTACAGCACGTTCGCGAAGTACGGCGTGCGCGATCACCGGGGCGGAGGCCGCTCTTCGGGGCGCGAGACCATCGGGCGCGTGGCGGCCGGCGCGCTGGCGAAGACCGCGCTCGCCACCGTGGGCGTGCGGATCGTGGGCGGAACCGTGCAGGTGAAGGACGTGAAGGCCGCGCGCCGCGACTGGGACGAGGCCGAGAAGAATCCGGTGCGCTGTCCCGATGCCGAGGCGGCGGTCCGGATGGCGGCGATCATCGAGAGGGCGCGCGACGACAAGGACTCGGTCGGCGGCGTGGTCGAAGTGATCGCCAGCGGCGTGCCGGCCGGCTGGGGGGATCCGACGATGAGCAAGCTCGACGCGGTGCTCGGCCTCGCGATGCTCTCGATCCCCGCCACCAAGGGCGTCGAGATCGGCGGTGGATTCGAGATGGCCGGGAAGCATGGGTCCGAGACCAACGACGTGTTCGACGGTGAGCGGTTCCTCAGTAATTTCTCCGGTGGAATCTCGGGCGGGATCAGCAACGGGGCCGACGTCGTGGTGCGCGTGGCCGTTCGGCCCGCGACGTCCATCGCCCGTCCGCAGACCGCCGCGAAGCAGGGCGGAGGCACGACCACCGTCGAGATCCAGGGACGCCACGATCCCTGTATCTGCCCGCGCGTCGTGCCGGTGGCCGAGAGCATGATGGCTCTCACGCTGATGGACGCGTGGCTGCGCCAGCGCGCATTGAGAGGGCGTGACAAGTGA